One region of Tumebacillus amylolyticus genomic DNA includes:
- the gatA gene encoding Asp-tRNA(Asn)/Glu-tRNA(Gln) amidotransferase subunit GatA produces MSLLNASIRDLHKKIQDREIKPSELVSASLERISATDVKVRAFLSVHGDVALQRATQLDEVPVDAGLLYGIPSAIKDNMNTKGLPTTCGSKILENYESAYDATVISKLNDHGSVVVGKANMDEFAMGSSGENSGFYPTHNPWDLSRVPGGSSSGSAAAVAAGQVLFSLGSDTGGSIRQPASYCGVVGLKPTYGLVSRFGLVSYASSFDQIGPLTQNVEDNAIVLQAIAGHDSYDSTSANVSIPDYLAALTGDIKGLRIALPQEYFGEGMDAGVREQVEKAIKTLEGLGATVGTVSLPHSKYAVAAYYLLAPAEASSNLARFDGVRYGLRVEGENLIDMYKRTRAEGFGEEVKNRIMLGTYALSSGYYDAYYLRAQKVRTLIKQDFDQVFENYDVILSPTAPTTAFPLGVKNDDPVTIYLNDIYTIPVNLAGIPAISVPCGLADGLPVGVQLIGKAFDESTLLRVAHAFEQVAGFTARASL; encoded by the coding sequence ATGTCACTTCTAAACGCTTCGATTCGCGACTTACATAAGAAGATTCAAGACCGTGAAATCAAACCGTCCGAGCTGGTCAGCGCTTCTCTTGAGCGCATCTCGGCGACCGACGTGAAAGTCCGCGCGTTTCTCTCCGTTCATGGAGACGTTGCACTTCAACGTGCCACGCAACTCGATGAGGTTCCGGTCGATGCAGGTCTGCTCTATGGCATTCCGAGCGCAATCAAAGACAACATGAACACCAAGGGCTTGCCGACGACCTGCGGGTCGAAGATCTTGGAGAACTACGAGTCTGCGTATGACGCGACCGTCATTTCCAAATTGAACGACCACGGTTCGGTGGTTGTCGGCAAAGCGAACATGGACGAGTTCGCGATGGGGTCGTCCGGCGAAAACTCCGGCTTCTACCCGACGCACAACCCGTGGGACCTCTCCCGCGTGCCGGGCGGGTCTTCCTCCGGTTCGGCTGCAGCTGTGGCGGCGGGACAAGTTCTTTTTTCGCTGGGTTCTGATACGGGCGGCTCGATTCGTCAGCCGGCTTCGTATTGCGGGGTGGTCGGTCTCAAGCCGACGTATGGCCTCGTGTCTCGATTCGGCCTCGTTTCGTATGCGTCTTCGTTCGACCAGATCGGCCCGTTGACGCAGAACGTCGAGGACAACGCGATCGTTCTCCAAGCCATCGCGGGTCATGACAGCTACGATTCGACGTCTGCAAACGTCTCGATCCCGGACTACCTCGCCGCTTTGACGGGCGACATCAAAGGTCTGCGCATCGCGCTCCCGCAGGAATACTTCGGAGAAGGCATGGACGCAGGCGTTCGAGAGCAAGTGGAAAAAGCGATCAAAACCCTCGAAGGACTCGGGGCAACCGTGGGCACCGTCTCACTGCCGCATTCCAAGTACGCCGTTGCGGCTTACTACTTGCTCGCACCGGCGGAAGCATCTTCGAACCTCGCCCGTTTTGACGGAGTTCGCTATGGGCTGCGCGTGGAAGGCGAGAACTTGATCGACATGTACAAGCGCACCCGTGCGGAAGGCTTCGGCGAAGAAGTGAAAAACCGCATCATGCTCGGCACCTATGCGCTGTCTTCGGGCTATTACGACGCGTACTACCTGCGCGCCCAGAAAGTTCGTACCTTGATCAAACAAGACTTCGACCAAGTCTTTGAAAACTATGACGTCATCCTCTCCCCGACGGCGCCGACCACGGCGTTCCCTCTGGGTGTGAAAAATGACGACCCGGTAACGATCTACCTCAACGACATCTACACCATCCCGGTCAACTTGGCGGGCATCCCGGCGATTTCGGTTCCGTGCGGGTTGGCGGACGGTCTTCCGGTTGGTGTGCAATTGATCGGCAAAGCGTTTGACGAATCCACGCTGCTGCGCGTCGCCCATGCTTTCGAGCAAGTGGCCGGCTTCACGGCACGTGCGAGCTTGTAA
- a CDS encoding S53 family peptidase has protein sequence MKKLLANVAMSATALSMLPLMAGAAPVVDASKTLAPMVLAHTNIKIKDNASSTYTSGVTPQQMRHAYGIDQLANDGSGQTIAIVDAYGSPTIQNDLNVFSQQFGIASSTVNVVDMGVAKTDGGWALETALDVEWAHALAPKANIMLVEAKSASLTDLIAAEDYATQHGAVVVSNSWGSSEFSTQASYDSHFQANGVVYVASAGDTGGQREWPAASPYIMSVGGTKLSYDTAGNYLGESAWTSSGGGLSQYVARPSYQSNVTGVVGTQRGIPDIGMDADPNSGAAVYSSTRDQGQSGWFQVGGTSLSAPMVSALIALADQSRTNKLSNTQAITDLYTIGAANYNDVTTGSNGNPALVGYDLVTGNGTPKANLFIPALISAP, from the coding sequence ATGAAAAAGCTTCTCGCAAATGTCGCAATGAGTGCAACTGCCCTGTCGATGTTGCCGCTGATGGCCGGCGCTGCTCCGGTTGTCGATGCATCCAAGACCCTCGCACCGATGGTTCTGGCTCACACCAACATCAAGATCAAAGACAACGCATCTTCGACTTACACATCCGGCGTTACTCCGCAACAAATGCGTCATGCATATGGCATTGACCAGCTCGCAAACGACGGTTCCGGTCAAACGATCGCAATCGTGGATGCATATGGTTCTCCGACCATTCAAAACGACTTGAACGTATTCTCCCAACAATTCGGCATCGCTTCCTCCACCGTGAACGTGGTGGACATGGGCGTAGCGAAAACGGACGGCGGCTGGGCGCTGGAAACCGCACTCGACGTCGAGTGGGCTCACGCTCTGGCTCCGAAAGCAAACATCATGTTGGTTGAAGCGAAGTCCGCTTCCCTCACCGACCTGATCGCTGCAGAAGACTATGCAACCCAACACGGCGCTGTCGTCGTTTCGAACTCTTGGGGTTCTTCCGAGTTCTCCACGCAAGCTTCTTATGATTCGCACTTCCAAGCAAACGGCGTCGTCTACGTAGCATCTGCCGGTGACACCGGCGGTCAACGCGAATGGCCGGCTGCTTCCCCGTATATCATGTCGGTCGGCGGCACCAAGCTCTCCTACGACACCGCAGGCAACTACCTCGGCGAATCCGCTTGGACTTCCTCCGGCGGCGGCCTTTCTCAATACGTAGCTCGTCCGTCTTACCAATCCAACGTAACGGGCGTCGTCGGCACCCAACGCGGGATTCCGGATATCGGCATGGATGCTGACCCGAACTCCGGTGCAGCAGTCTACTCCTCCACTCGCGACCAAGGTCAAAGCGGCTGGTTCCAAGTCGGCGGCACCTCGCTGTCCGCTCCGATGGTTTCCGCTCTGATCGCGCTGGCTGACCAATCCCGCACGAACAAGTTGTCCAACACGCAAGCGATCACCGACCTGTACACGATCGGCGCTGCAAACTACAACGACGTCACCACCGGCTCCAACGGCAACCCGGCGCTGGTCGGCTACGACCTCGTCACCGGGAACGGCACGCCGAAAGCAAACCTCTTCATTCCGGCGCTCATCTCGGCTCCGTAA
- the cobA gene encoding uroporphyrinogen-III C-methyltransferase, whose protein sequence is MAGKVYLVGAGPGDPKLITVRGMECIREADVIAYDRLANPKLLEYARPDAEVIYVGKLPDRHSLPQEEINALLVKKALDGKIVTRLKGGDPFVFGRGGEEATELAENGIPFEVVPGVTAGIAAPAYAGIPVTQRHVASSFAVVAGHECPGKEQSSIRWDKIATAVDTLAFYLGIKNLPLICEQLITHGRDPETPVAIIHWGTMPEQRTVVGTLTTIVDIARDQQIENPSIILVGEVVNVREKIRWFDTN, encoded by the coding sequence ATGGCAGGAAAAGTCTACTTGGTAGGCGCAGGACCCGGTGACCCGAAACTGATCACCGTGCGCGGCATGGAATGCATCCGAGAAGCGGACGTGATCGCCTACGACCGACTGGCGAATCCGAAACTTTTAGAATACGCAAGACCCGACGCCGAAGTGATCTACGTCGGCAAACTGCCCGACCGCCACTCGCTCCCCCAAGAGGAAATCAACGCCCTGCTCGTGAAAAAAGCGCTCGACGGCAAAATCGTCACGCGCCTCAAGGGCGGAGACCCGTTCGTTTTCGGACGCGGCGGCGAGGAAGCGACGGAACTCGCAGAGAACGGCATCCCGTTTGAAGTCGTTCCCGGCGTCACAGCGGGAATTGCAGCGCCTGCCTATGCCGGAATTCCGGTTACGCAACGCCATGTGGCGTCCTCCTTTGCAGTCGTTGCCGGACACGAATGCCCGGGCAAGGAGCAATCGAGCATCCGCTGGGACAAAATCGCGACGGCGGTCGACACGCTCGCTTTTTACCTCGGGATCAAAAATCTGCCGCTGATCTGCGAGCAGTTGATCACCCACGGACGCGACCCGGAGACGCCGGTTGCGATCATCCACTGGGGCACGATGCCGGAGCAACGCACGGTCGTCGGGACGTTGACGACCATCGTGGACATCGCACGTGACCAACAAATTGAGAACCCCTCGATCATCCTCGTCGGCGAAGTCGTGAACGTCCGCGAGAAGATTCGCTGGTTTGACACGAACTAA
- a CDS encoding FG-GAP repeat domain-containing protein — MQFTIIPDNLYGATARVNGKWLGLVDARPITFTMPDQGEFYLLLELTPLQPDPSGDVFVLPITRVVHIRDGELLAPATEPDGYLHLRRTAKGTEIHYIYPKLDAPLRNLETLPRPVQIESIDLDHDARLDAVEIYATNRSGHIRIRLADGQLLYEDVVPDPKLRVELADLNRDGRPDVLMFWTDPEEQDPLLAPKLQLWESPEGSLDIFTGFTGVKRIGGGDVLLERTRTTPFLAVTDLMRYTRQPTESAHFVPVRREEQCLQRATSIEETAEAYLTALELQDEIGAEHYLSHGTKPKLHPFYAHHIDGVKHSTLQATLYHWIYPNFYDGEKKLHFEFAHHPDKWSDWKITRVVSST, encoded by the coding sequence ATGCAATTTACGATCATCCCCGACAATCTCTACGGGGCAACGGCGAGGGTCAATGGGAAGTGGTTGGGCCTCGTGGACGCACGCCCGATTACATTCACCATGCCGGACCAGGGCGAGTTTTACCTGCTGCTGGAACTCACTCCGCTCCAACCCGACCCGTCCGGCGACGTCTTCGTTCTGCCCATCACACGTGTCGTCCACATTCGCGACGGTGAACTGCTTGCACCTGCCACCGAGCCCGACGGCTATCTGCACTTGCGCCGCACCGCCAAGGGCACCGAAATTCACTACATCTACCCCAAACTCGACGCCCCTCTGCGCAATCTCGAAACCCTCCCGCGACCTGTGCAGATCGAATCGATCGACCTCGACCATGACGCCCGTCTCGACGCCGTCGAAATCTACGCCACCAACCGAAGCGGCCACATCCGCATCCGACTTGCCGACGGACAACTTCTGTACGAAGACGTTGTGCCCGATCCGAAACTGCGCGTCGAACTCGCCGATCTCAACCGCGACGGACGACCGGATGTGCTGATGTTCTGGACCGACCCGGAGGAGCAAGACCCGCTCCTCGCTCCCAAACTCCAGCTGTGGGAATCGCCGGAGGGGAGCCTCGACATTTTTACCGGATTCACGGGCGTGAAGCGGATTGGCGGGGGAGACGTCCTGTTGGAACGTACTCGCACGACGCCATTTCTCGCAGTCACCGACCTGATGCGCTACACCCGCCAACCAACAGAATCGGCGCACTTCGTCCCCGTCCGCCGCGAAGAGCAATGCCTGCAACGCGCCACTTCTATAGAAGAAACTGCCGAAGCCTACCTCACCGCCCTCGAACTCCAAGACGAGATCGGTGCCGAACACTACCTTTCCCACGGCACCAAACCGAAACTTCACCCCTTCTACGCCCACCACATCGACGGCGTCAAACACTCCACCCTCCAAGCCACCCTCTACCACTGGATCTACCCCAACTTCTACGACGGGGAAAAAAAGCTCCACTTCGAGTTCGCCCACCATCCCGACAAATGGAGCGACTGGAAAATCACCCGCGTCGTATCAAGCACATAG
- the gatC gene encoding Asp-tRNA(Asn)/Glu-tRNA(Gln) amidotransferase subunit GatC: MSITVKEVEHIAHLSRLALTDEEKVKMADTLGKILNFANELQELDVENVAPTTHTLPLKNVLREDEARTWMTQEQALSHAPDQEHGQFKVPAVMEG; encoded by the coding sequence ATGAGCATCACAGTGAAAGAAGTTGAACATATCGCCCATCTGTCCCGTCTGGCGCTCACGGATGAAGAGAAAGTCAAGATGGCGGACACGCTTGGCAAGATTCTCAACTTTGCCAACGAATTGCAAGAATTGGACGTTGAAAACGTGGCTCCGACGACACACACGCTTCCTTTGAAAAACGTCCTGCGCGAAGACGAAGCGCGCACGTGGATGACACAGGAACAAGCACTGTCTCACGCACCTGATCAAGAACACGGTCAATTCAAGGTTCCGGCCGTGATGGAGGGTTGA